In a genomic window of Pedobacter sp. KBS0701:
- the nadD gene encoding nicotinate (nicotinamide) nucleotide adenylyltransferase, translated as MKTGLFFGSYNPIHTGHLIIANYMANHTALDEVWLVVSPHNPLKDKSGLTNMYDRLEMAKLATENADHIRVSDIEFALPQPSYTIDTLTYLHEKYPEKEFVLIMGADNLVSFKKWKNYEVLLKNYQIYVYPRPGADVSDWENHPAITFTNTPLMEISSTFIRKAIKEKKNVQFFLPDKVIDFIDGKGMYR; from the coding sequence ATGAAAACTGGTCTTTTCTTCGGTTCATATAACCCAATCCACACCGGCCATTTAATTATTGCCAATTATATGGCCAACCACACAGCGCTTGATGAAGTTTGGCTGGTAGTTTCTCCACATAATCCACTAAAAGATAAAAGTGGTTTAACCAATATGTACGACCGCCTGGAAATGGCGAAACTGGCTACCGAAAATGCAGATCATATCCGCGTAAGTGATATTGAATTTGCATTGCCGCAGCCTTCATATACCATAGATACTTTAACTTATCTCCACGAAAAATATCCGGAAAAGGAATTTGTATTGATCATGGGTGCTGACAACCTCGTTTCATTTAAAAAATGGAAAAACTATGAGGTATTGCTAAAAAATTACCAGATTTATGTATACCCCCGCCCTGGGGCAGATGTTAGCGATTGGGAAAACCATCCGGCTATTACTTTTACTAATACCCCTTTAATGGAAATATCCTCCACTTTTATTCGCAAGGCGATAAAGGAGAAAAAAAACGTTCAGTTTTTCCTTCCGGATAAAGTAATCGATTTTATAGATGGCAAAGGGATGTACAGATAG
- a CDS encoding DUF2281 domain-containing protein: MTDIQLYSQISSLPSDLKKQVSDFVSSLKKKSKASKKLKERQFGYAKDFFKMFADFDEPLEDFKDYM, encoded by the coding sequence ATGACTGATATTCAATTATATAGCCAAATATCTTCATTGCCTTCAGACCTGAAGAAGCAAGTGTCTGATTTTGTCTCATCCCTAAAGAAAAAATCGAAAGCCAGTAAAAAACTGAAAGAAAGACAATTTGGCTATGCCAAAGATTTCTTTAAAATGTTTGCCGATTTTGATGAACCATTAGAAGACTTTAAAGATTATATGTAA
- a CDS encoding type II toxin-antitoxin system VapC family toxin yields MQFLLDTHTFIWFINGDSSLPNKIIDEIKNLKNQCFISIASIWEIAIKCKLNKLSLNADFDRILDFLDQNQIEILPISFDHIVKLNELDFHHRDPFDRILSAQGISENLTILTKDQNFSFYKTKTLW; encoded by the coding sequence ATGCAATTTCTGTTAGATACGCATACATTTATTTGGTTTATAAATGGAGATTCATCTTTGCCAAATAAAATAATTGATGAAATCAAAAATCTAAAAAATCAATGTTTTATTAGCATTGCCAGTATTTGGGAGATTGCGATAAAATGCAAACTAAATAAGCTGTCTTTAAATGCAGACTTCGATAGGATTTTAGACTTTCTGGATCAGAATCAAATAGAAATATTGCCAATTTCATTCGATCATATTGTTAAGCTGAACGAATTAGATTTTCATCATCGTGATCCATTTGATCGGATTTTGAGTGCTCAAGGCATCTCAGAAAATTTAACCATTTTAACAAAAGACCAAAACTTTAGCTTTTATAAGACTAAAACACTTTGGTAA
- a CDS encoding glycoside hydrolase family 3 protein, with the protein MINLAADTTKHVRRNLFILIALCGTAFSVSAQQKTYLELLANQPKWVDSVFNKLNRRERIAQLFFVRAHTNLGKKYTDSVGQVIKKEQLGGVIFFQGGPGRQVLATNAYQKLSRVPLIIANDGEWGLGMRLDSTISYPYQMTLGAIQNKELLYKMGLEVAKDYKRMGMQMNLAPDADINNNPKNPVINYRSFGENKYNVATKVAAYMKGMQDGGLLTTLKHFPGHGDTDVDSHYDLPQLTFSATRLDTLEMYPFKELIKQGASGVMIAHMNIPSLDATPNLPSTLSKPIVTGILKQKLGFKGLIISDAMDMKGVVKYFKDGEADLMGIIAGNDIIELSENSDRAIKLVRKAVRQDRVSMAEIDQSVRKILTAKYWAGLAKRDTVVTQGIVAGVNRNSSNALVQELANASVTLLKGKDYIKRLIPIRRTAIISIGVPSVTTFQKEVSKGYYNSVYYVLDKDATATQISNIAREIGAFDQVIVGIHDSRSRPANGILLNSGVKNFIKELSAKNAVFALFANPYNLAGLSGLENSKGLIVAYQKEDFMQISAAAVINNRLVPTGKLPVSVAPFYKFGEGL; encoded by the coding sequence ATGATTAATTTAGCAGCTGATACAACAAAACACGTGAGAAGAAATTTATTTATACTTATTGCCCTCTGCGGTACTGCATTTTCTGTAAGTGCACAACAAAAAACCTATTTAGAATTACTGGCCAACCAACCGAAATGGGTGGATTCGGTTTTTAACAAACTTAACCGCCGAGAGCGTATTGCACAGCTATTTTTTGTGCGGGCGCATACCAATCTGGGAAAAAAATATACCGATTCCGTTGGTCAGGTGATTAAAAAAGAGCAATTGGGGGGAGTGATCTTTTTTCAGGGGGGGCCTGGTCGACAGGTTTTAGCCACCAATGCTTATCAAAAACTAAGCAGGGTGCCACTTATTATAGCAAACGATGGCGAATGGGGTTTGGGTATGCGGTTGGATAGTACCATTTCTTATCCTTATCAAATGACTTTAGGGGCCATTCAAAACAAAGAATTATTGTATAAAATGGGTCTTGAAGTGGCCAAAGATTACAAGCGCATGGGGATGCAGATGAATTTAGCTCCTGATGCGGATATCAATAACAACCCCAAAAACCCCGTAATCAATTACCGTTCTTTCGGCGAAAATAAATATAACGTAGCCACTAAAGTTGCCGCTTATATGAAAGGCATGCAGGATGGTGGTTTATTAACCACGTTGAAACATTTTCCTGGTCATGGCGATACTGATGTAGATTCGCACTACGATTTACCGCAACTTACTTTTTCAGCGACTCGCCTGGATACTTTAGAAATGTATCCTTTTAAAGAGCTGATTAAACAAGGTGCCTCAGGCGTGATGATTGCCCACATGAACATTCCATCTTTAGATGCTACACCAAACCTTCCTTCTACCTTATCAAAACCGATTGTTACGGGTATTTTAAAGCAGAAATTAGGCTTTAAAGGTTTGATTATCTCTGATGCGATGGATATGAAAGGCGTTGTAAAATATTTCAAAGATGGTGAAGCCGATTTAATGGGCATCATCGCAGGAAACGATATTATTGAGTTATCTGAAAACAGCGATAGAGCCATTAAACTGGTGCGTAAAGCGGTAAGACAAGATCGTGTGAGCATGGCCGAAATTGACCAAAGCGTGCGTAAGATCTTGACTGCAAAATATTGGGCAGGCTTAGCTAAACGCGATACGGTTGTAACCCAAGGTATTGTTGCAGGTGTAAACCGCAACTCGAGCAATGCATTGGTGCAGGAACTGGCCAATGCATCGGTAACGTTATTAAAAGGTAAAGATTATATCAAGCGACTCATCCCGATCAGAAGAACGGCCATTATCAGCATAGGCGTGCCATCGGTTACCACTTTTCAAAAAGAGGTTTCGAAAGGATATTATAACTCTGTTTATTATGTATTAGATAAGGACGCGACTGCCACACAGATTTCGAACATCGCCCGCGAAATCGGTGCATTTGATCAGGTGATTGTAGGTATTCATGATAGCAGATCACGTCCTGCAAATGGTATTCTCTTAAATTCAGGTGTAAAAAACTTTATTAAAGAGTTATCAGCCAAGAATGCAGTTTTTGCTTTATTTGCCAATCCTTATAACCTGGCTGGCTTATCGGGTTTAGAAAACAGCAAAGGCTTGATAGTAGCTTATCAAAAAGAAGATTTCATGCAGATTTCTGCGGCAGCTGTGATCAATAACAGGTTGGTACCAACAGGTAAATTACCGGTGAGCGTAGCACCATTTTATAAATTTGGTGAGGGGTTATAA